GACTGAACTTCCTGCTGAGGGGTGGGTGTaggtcaggggagggagggagggatgtgcAGCAGGGATGGCTGGAGACTCAGGCTGATGTTGGTGGTTCCTTACCCCAGGATCTTTGTCATCGTCTTTCTGATCATCATACCCCTCTTGTGCATCTGTGGCCTGGCTAAGCGCTTCTGTCGCAACTGCAGAAAGTTGGAGCAGGACCCCCCAGCGGATCATGAGGGGCCCCCAGAACGGCCCCCCATTACTCCCGCAGAGAGGGTCACAGCAACCATTTCTGAGCCCCCACCCCCCTACAGTGAGGTGGGTAtccaccccaacccctgccctgTCCCTCGGCTCTCTGAGCCTCCCCATTCAGATTTTTAGAGCAACGGGGGCAGTGGAGGGTGTCCTTATGCCAAGCCTCGGGGCCCTAGGGAGGGCTCTGCCACCAGCGTCGGGTCACCCTTCTCCCTGGTAGACATGCAACCACCGGCACATGGGTGGCAGTGGCCAGTGGCAGGCCCTGAGAAGTCTCTGTCCCCTCCTTTCCCTGCAGATTATCCTGAAGCCCGTCGTGGGTCTGCCTCCCTTGGAGCCACCCCCTCCCTACAGCTTCAGGCCTGAGGAACACGCCAGGGTGCGCAGCGGCATCGACAACCCCACCTTCTGAAGCACCTTCTGCCTGGAACCTTGTCATCGGCCGCCTCCTCCCCAGGGCCTCCTGGATCAAGCCAGAGACTCGCCCCCGCCCGTCGTGCCAGACCTCTGGCCATTCTTGGCTTTAACTTATTGCTTTTCCTACTCCCATTCCACGCCAGTTGCTTCTCTTGTCCCAAGGGCTGGTCTGGAGTGACGTgtccacccctccctcacccgccATTGCAAGGTAGAGGCTGCCTGGAGGAAAATGTGAACAGCTGGAGGTGCCCAGCGGTGGAACGAGCTGCTCTGAGAGTGGAGGGAGCTGCGCTCTGGCGGTACGAGTGTGGAGTGGACGGCCAGCTCTGAGATGTTTTGCAGGGCGCTGATGCACTCTGGGAGACAGGACTGCCTGAGCTCTACCTGGGCTCTGCTTTCCATTCTACCTGACTAGAGAAGACCCCATTGtaccctcccctcctctgcaACATGAGTTCTCACTAAATCTGAGAGTCTGCCTCTGACTGTGTGGGGAGGTGAGCCCAGGCAATGCTGGGGGACACGGCTGGGGGGGGTCACTGTGCCTGAAATCCCACCACTGGTGAGCCTGGGAGGACAGTACATCTGTGGGCCACCCTCCAGGAGAGGATCTTGGCAGATGCTTTGACCTCTGGTTCCTTGAGGTCTCTGGGTGCCACAGAGCCTGGACGGggaatggggatggggtgggagtgaCCACTGTGTGCTTCCTCATCCTACCCTCCAGCTGCTTTGCCTTGGGACACATAGAGCTCAGCTCTCTGACTCTCTCAccacaggggtggggagggggcagtgggcaggcgagctggggcagggcctggaagACCTTGATCTGCCCCACCCTGGAATctctggagggaggagagagagcagaTCTGCCCTTTTCCAGTCCCGCGTGGTTCTGGGCACCACTGCCTCAGCCCCATCTGCGGGGTTAAGCACCCGAAGAGGAAAGAGGCGCTCACCATTGCAGCATGGCAGAGTCTTCACAGGGCGTTATCCCTGCGGGGGCCTGCAGCAGAGTGTGGAGCTGGAAGCCTGGCGTGGGACACGCAGTGTGAGAGACACCCCCACGCCAGCATCTTGGGGGCTCAGGAGGCCTGGGCCCCTCCACCTGACCTTGCCTTTGCACTGCTTCCCGGCAGCCTCTGAATGCCAGCCTTCCtccccaggcagagggcacagagcAATGCTGGCCAAAGTTCCTGCGAGGGTCAGAGGTAGAACTGGCTCCGGTGTGCTGGCCTCCTCCGGGGCTCTCCCAATAATTTTCTTGGGGCATCAGGACCCAGGCAGGTGACAGGGCCAGGGGCAGGGAGATGGCACAGCCAGCCCCAAAGATGCTAGAAACGGGCTGTCTGGCTGGGGGTTCCTGCTGGAGACGAGGCCCCAGAGGAAGAACAGCAGTTACTGACAACAGAGTTCCAGAGTTGGCAGTGGAGTGAGCCCAGCCATAGGAAGTTTCCCTTCAGTTTCAGAGGTTGATCAGGAAGGTATGTGGGTGCTTGTGTAAACATGGCGAGTTCCCATTAGAGAAGTCCCAGAGCTGACGTTGCCCTCACTGGTAAACACCCACCCCAGTGGGAGGATGTTAAGCCATGGCCTTTGCAGACCTGGGAGAGGAGGTCACCCTCTGCCTGGACGCTGCCTGCCTTTCACCGAAGGTGACATAGGGTCTTTAAATCCTTCCCAGCAACAGCAGAGTGGCCTGGAGGAAAGTGGTTGTCATGAAGCCCAGCGGGGCTGGGACCTAGTAGCAGAAATTGTCAGTTCTATGGCTCTCTAtttgctgttggtgggagtggaAATAGTGTGTTTTTCCTGGAGGGCAATCCAGCAGTATCCATTCATGCCACAGATACTTATAAAGACCCTACTATGTGTCTGACGCTATGCCTGGCCCTGGGTagccattaaaattttaaatgcacatgacccagcaattccacttccaggaatGATCCTTCAGAAATGCTCATACAAAAGAGCTTAAagatatatacagtggaatattactcagccataaaaagaaacgaaattgagttatttgtagtgaggtggatggaccttgagtctgtcatacagagtgaagtaagtcagaaagagaaaaacaaataccatatgctaacacatatatacggaatctaaaaaaaaaaaaaagtcatgaagaacctaggggcaggacgggaataaagacgcagacctactagagaatggacttgaggacatgggaagggggaagggtaagctgggacaaagtgagagagtggcatgtacatatatacactaccaaatgtaaaacagctagtgggaagcagtcgcatagcacagggagatcagcttggtgctttgtgaccacctagaggggtgagatagggagggtgggagggagggagacacaagagggaagagatatggggatatatgtatatgtatagctgattcactttgttataaagcagaaactaacacaccattgtaaagcaattatatgccaataaagatgtttaaaaaaaaaagagcttaaagAGATATCCATCGCAGCATTGTAGCTGGGGGTAAATGAAAAATACCCTTAATGTCCGTTGATAGCCTGTTAAATATACCAACCAGGTCCCTCCATATTGAGAAGGCTCTGCAGCCTTTAAAGAGAATGAAGTGGATCTGAAGCACTGACCTGGCACGATGTCCATCATTTATTGCTACAGAGAAAAGGCAAGTTGCAGAACAATAGTCTATGATCTCAATTTGTAAACATAGACTTcatcatataatatgtatgtttTCCCCCTTTGCAAATGTATAGAAAAGATCTAGAAGGATATAAATTAAACCACATTTGCCACATTTTTAACAGTGGTTGGCACtgtgggatggagggatggaagtAGTTTTTTACTTTGTGTGCTTTGtcattgtttacatttttcacAATGAGCAAGCATGACtttcacaaatttttaaaagatctctcTAACGGAAAATATAGGCGGCTTCAGAAGTTAATGAAGACTCATCATATGAACTTTGATCGATGGTGATTCATGTATTATCTGCCCTGCTATGAGGAAGAGGCTCAAAGGACTCAGATTCAGATGtggcacacacacatgtatgggACCCAGGGAATAGATAAGCGATGGACATGGGACCTGCCAGATGTGTGAGGTCACGTGATGCCTGTATGTCGCAGCTATGCAGGACAGTGACGGGCACTCAGTGCATGTCGAACGTCTGGCTGGCGGACCGCGTGGATGAGCAGTCCCACGGCGACTGAGAATTCATCCCTTGAGCTTGCTTTAGCAGCTCAGACCTAAGGAAGAACAACCAAAAGGTGAAATCACTTAACCAGTGAATGAATGATTACCCAAGTGAGTGAGGGAACAAATGTGAAAGTCTGCCACAGACATTTCAATGCCACATGCAGCCTGGTTACCTTCAAGAAGGCACTCCTTGTGGCTGTGGACTTGCCCTTCTGTCTGCAGGCGTTCTCCAGAGGACTGGGCAGTGCAGGAAAAGCTGTGAGGCAGGGAGCAGGCGGGAggcgggaggagggaggaggagaaagggaccCTGCTGCTGTGGAAGCTGGGAGGAAGGATGACACCAAGAATCCTCCCTGACCCCAGGACTCAGAGTCAGAACTCCAGCCTCTGACATTTTAGCTTCAGCATCCAGCATCCTCAGGTCTCAGCCCCCGTTTGCACAATAAAGAGGTGTACCCCTTCCTGCCCCAGTAGGAGGTTGCTCTCTGACTCGCATGTGGGGAGGGGCtgagaagctaagagaattcagaggCCCTCCTTGATTCCAACAGCTTCTTCCCAGCCACACCTCGGCCACACCCTCAAGTGGACACGCCTGATCTTGTCATCCCTGGTAACTTCAACCCTCCCACCCCCTGACCATCACCTCctattcctccagctcaggtacTGTTATTAGCTCCACACCAGTGACTCTGAGCCCACTGAGACCTCCGAGCCATTGGCCTTAGCCTCCTGCCGTGCCATCAGCTACATCCTCACTGCCCTTACCCAGCTTGGAGTCCTGGATCCCTCCTGATAATCACTGCCCTGCATCCAACTCCTTTACCCTTTTCTGCATCCATTGTACTCAGCTGGAAAAATCCCAAACCCTGGTTGGAACCAACTTCTGCTCAAGAACCAGTACACCTGTGCAACTGGACTCACttccaaatcaaaactacaaatctCAAgcgagggggcttccctggtggcacagtggttgagaatccgcctgccaatgcaggggacaggggttcgagccctggtccgggaagatcccacatgccgcggagcaactatgcccgtgcgccacaactactgagcctgtgctctagagcccacaagccaagTGGACCCTCAATGCCTTAGAAGCTTTACTTCCTCACTCTTGAGATGACTAATTCTACTCTAATCTCCCAACCTCAATTTCAGGCGGTGATGACACCACAGACTTCAGAGGAAACTTGGTTGCCATCACACAAGAACCACCCAAttctgcccccatccccaccaccacctctggCTACAGTGGAAACTGCATTCCACAACTCCAGCTGGATTCCACACCTCCGAGCTTCTCAGGACCTCACTCCTGCAGTAATTCCTGCATCAGCTATCTCTCCCTCATTACTGGACCTTTATCATTATCATCTGTGCAGGTGCATCACTGTGTCCCGTGGACCTGTCTTAGAGAAACCCTCCTTGATACTCTCATCCCTCCTGTTCTCACTTTACCCTGCTCCAGTCAGCCCTTTGTCCCCATGAAATGGCTCTTGTCCACATCACCTACATCTTGCTGAAGTCAAAGGTCAATTCTCAAGCCTCATTTACTCAGTGTCTGGGCATTTGACACCTTTGGCCATTTCCTCCTTCTTGAAGAACCTTCTTGTCTGGACTTCTCTGATGCCAGTTTCCCTGGTTTTTGTTCTGCACTGCTGTTCCTTTTCTGGCTCCTTCACTTTCCTCCCCCTCCACCAGCTCTGAATGACAGTTGACTCGAGGCTCTGTCTTTGGGCCTCTTGTCTTCACCTTCACTCACTCCTGTAGTGGGTCTCAGCCAGTTCTGTGGTTTCATAGACCATCTATTGTCTGATGAATCACAAATCTTTCTCTCTGGCTGAGACTTCTCCCCTGAGATCCAGACTTAGATATTTAACTACCTAACTTCTCCACTTGGATGCATTTCATAGTCCAAACTAGGTTCTAatttccctccaccccaccccaaatccaGTCCTTCCCAAGTTGTCCCATCATAAATAGATGGTACTACCTGCCAGCCTGCTGTTCAGGCCCAAGAACTGAATTATTCtaatttccctcctttcctcaccCCCTCATCCTGCCTCCAGAATAGATCCATGTCCCCTTCTCACCATTTCACCACTACAGCCCTAGACAAAGTCACTGTCAAGACTAGCCTAGGCGGTCCTACTGATGTCCTAACTGGCCTCCATCTCACCCCCTGCAGTTCATCCTGTTCACTGCAGCCAAGATCTTTCTAAAGCATAAGTAAGCATAAATAAGTCACTCCCCCGCTTAAAGGCTTCTGACAGTTGCCCGTTGTACTTGGAATAAACTCCAGCCCCTGGCTGTGGCCTGCAGGACTTACCAGGTGTGGCCCCTTCCAGCTCCTCCCTGCTCATGGCATTCCAGCTTTGACTGTCCCAGATCAGCCTGGCTCAGGGCCTGAAGTGGCTTTCTGCTTGGAACCCCTCCCTCTGTACTTCTCTCGGGAACTTCACCAGGCTGCCAGCTTTTCATCATTCTGCTTCCAGTTCGACTGTCACCTCCTTAAAGAAGCGTCCCCTGACCACCTGCAGAAAGtagcacccccacccccacccccgaggCCCACTCTGTTACACTACCCTATTTTATTGTCTTCACAGTTTGGCCCCATACTGGAAATCACCTTATTTATGTGCTTCTGTGTTTATAGTCtctttcacctctctgggccgACGCCCCTCAGAGCTGGGATCTGCCATGTTCATGCTCCCGTCCAGAGTGTAGAACAATGCTGGGCAAGGGGGCAGCCTCACTGTGGACTCAATACCAGCAGCCAGCAGCTGCCTCAAAAGCAACAACCAGAAGGTCCTGCAAGAGAAACATCCAAGAGAGGAGCTGCTGGGCCTTGCAcatgcccccccgcccccagtgctGTCTGTGTGAGGCCAGGCCCTTGATCCACAAGGAGTTgctgtgttctttctctctctcccttcctccctttctttctttttttcactgaatacTCAGTGAACACCTCTCACGTGTCAGGCACGATCCCAGAGCCTGGATAAATGAGGCCCACAAACTAGACActgttcctgccctcatggagaaCAGACGCTAGTCAAACAACCCAACAAATGAAATTGTGGTTACCCAGTGGGCTAAGTGCTGGGAAGAAAAGGTACACATGTAGTGTTAGAGAAGATGGGGTGGGCTGCTTTAGACGGGGAGGTTGGGCATGATCCCTCTAAGGAGACGACACTGAACTAACACCAGAAGAAAGAGAGGTAGAGTGACATGAGAGAGCATGCAGAAGCGTGCTCATGGCAGAGAGGccagcatgtgcaaagaccctaagtagggaaggagcttggtggcTCAAGACACTTAAAGGAGACCCCTCTTGGTTTCAAAATCCCCAGGATTCTTAACAATGGGTATATGCATTTCTTAGGGCTGTCAGAACAAATAACCACAACCtgg
This Balaenoptera acutorostrata chromosome 20, mBalAcu1.1, whole genome shotgun sequence DNA region includes the following protein-coding sequences:
- the TMEM92 gene encoding transmembrane protein 92 isoform X2, which codes for MKPGCQCSFIHSAKIAAATCGLFFTCPKGFNCCGNSCCQEYQPEQYELFSGPLRIFVIVFLIIIPLLCICGLAKRFCRNCRKLEQDPPADHEGPPERPPITPAERVTATISEPPPPYSEIILKPVVGLPPLEPPPPYSFRPEEHARVRSGIDNPTF
- the TMEM92 gene encoding transmembrane protein 92 isoform X1; translated protein: MSDTWVPGLVPTLLLGLLAGLQQAAATCGLFFTCPKGFNCCGNSCCQEYQPEQYELFSGPLRIFVIVFLIIIPLLCICGLAKRFCRNCRKLEQDPPADHEGPPERPPITPAERVTATISEPPPPYSEIILKPVVGLPPLEPPPPYSFRPEEHARVRSGIDNPTF